In Mercenaria mercenaria strain notata chromosome 14, MADL_Memer_1, whole genome shotgun sequence, the following are encoded in one genomic region:
- the LOC123526449 gene encoding solute carrier family 2, facilitated glucose transporter member 1-like, whose translation MGESESGPVMTWWLFLSITISVFGNSFLYGYNIGVVNSPARMIKAFYKMTYLARDGVKTYYNSEDRNLYFTSLPESYANNFTVTTTVEPLGVAEPEAEPFGGSNDTSGGNGTLGVARDPFLAFTEEEIEADNVIEILWSITVAFFVFFGMIGAFSSGRIADYFGRKKGMVLITFLMFLAGIFGGIPTVAKSPECVMVSRIFVGLHTGMGISLASLYLAEISPKKIRGAVGTCHQLFVTMGILWSMVLGLPTLAGTWATWPALFAFNAGPSLVCLLFMPLCPESPRYLLIKKNDEEGARKALRKLRGSGYSRIEDEIEEMKIEARKASSVETFTMKKLLVTPELKLPLIIAIVVQIAQQWSGINAAMAYSSFIYTQANVPDSVIPYVVVGQGAVNVISTIVSVPLMEKLGRRPLLIWPLCGMIASFIALTVCLNLLQDDAYAEQKNVLAIISIIAMLTFVIGFALGLGPIPYTIVSEIFRQEPRAAAMSLSMAIQWTCNFILLLTFRFIQKSIGAYTYLIFIVIMVASFIFLFIYVPETKNRTFDEIARAIASGKEKKRRDYSEDEEEMQPMGRQSD comes from the exons ATGGGAGAA TCGGAAAGTGGCCCTGTTATGACATGGTGGTTGTTTCTCAGCATCACAATTAGTGTGTTCGGTAATTCATTCCTGTATGGCTATAATATCGGTGTGGTCAATTCTCCAGCCAGG ATGATCAAAGCATTTTACAAGATGACATATCTCGCTCGTGATGGAGTGAAAACATATTACAACAGTGAAGACAGAAATCTTTATTTTACGTCACTTCCGGAGTCATATGCGAACAACTTCACTGTCACAACAACTGTCGAACCGCTAGGTGTCGCTGAACCAGAAGCAGAACCTTTTGGTGGCTCAAATGACACATCTGGAGGAAACGGCACATTAGGTGTTGCACGTGATCCGTTTCTCGCATTTACAGAAGAAG AAATTGAGGCAGACAATGTTATCGAGATCTTGTGGTCAATAACAGTAgctttctttgttttctttggcATGATCGGTGCGTTTTCATCCGGAAGAATAGCCGACTACTTTGGAAG aaagaaAGGCATGGTTTTAATCACTTTTCTGATGTTTTTGGCGGGAATATTTGGCGGTATTCCCACGGTAGCTAAATCACCAGAATGTGTTATGGTGTCAAGAATATTCGTCGGATTGCACACTG GGATGGGTATAAGTCTGGCATCGCTTTACCTTGCGGAAATATCCCCCAAGAAGATCCGTGGGGCAGTTGGCACGTGCCATCAGCTTTTCGTGACAATGGGCATATTGTGGTCAATGGTACTTGGTCTGCCGACATTAGCTG GTACCTGGGCCACATGGCCAGCCCTATTTGCTTTCAACGCCGGACCCTCTCTGGTGTGTCTACTGTTTATGCCGTTATGTCCGGAGAGCCCAAGATACTTGTTGATAAAGAAAAATGACGAAGAGGGGGCAAGAAAAG CTTTGAGAAAGCTACGTGGCAGCGGATATTCTCGTATCGAAGACGAAATTGAAGAAATGAAAATTGAAGCCAGAAAAGCGTCTTCTGTAGAGACTTTTACAATGAAGAAATTGTTGGTTACACCAGAATTAAAGTTACCATTAATTATAGCTATTGTTGTACAGATTGCGCAACAATGGTCAGGTATAAACGCC GCAATGGCGTACTCGAGTTTTATTTATACACAAGCAAATGTTCCTGACAGCGTCATTCCTTATGTCGTTGTGGGTCAAGGTGCTGTGAATGTCATATCAACTATTGTTAGT GTTCCCTTGATGGAGAAGTTAGGTCGGCGGCCGCTATTAATATGGCCTCTATGTGGTATGATTGCATCTTTCATAGCACTGACAGTCTGTCTCAATCTACTACAGGACGACGCATACGCG GAACAGAAAAATGTACTAGCAATCATCTCTATAATAGCTATGTTGACGTTTGTCATTGGCTTTGCCTTAGGACTCG GTCCTATTCCATACACGATAGTGTCCGAAATATTCCGACAAGAACCACGTGCTGCAGCCATGAGTCTGTCAATGGCAATCCAGTGGACATGCAATTTCATCCTGTTGTTGACGTTTAGATTTATACAG AAAAGCATTGGCGCCTACACGTACCTTATATTTATCGTCATTATGGTCGCTTCATTCATCTTCCTGTTTATCTACGTTCCGGAGACCAAAAATAGGACGTTTGATGAAATCGCACGTGCTATAGCTTCCGGAAAGGAGAAGAAACGACGGGATTATAGCGAAGATGAAGAAGAAATGCAGCCAATGGGCCGGCAGAGTGACTGA